AGACCAGAAAATGCAAAAAGAACTTGCTGCTGATATATTTAGTGGTGACTTAGGTGATGAAGTAGGGGTGGCCTTTGCTCAGTTTGTCCTTGCACAGGGGCAAGAGCTTACAGTGGCAACCTTGAAAGACGCTAAAGATGGCAAGGAGCAGTTTGAAAATGCTGATGAAGCAACCAAAATTCAAGTATTACGTTCATGGCTAAGTCCTAAGCTAGCATCTGAAGAAGAGGCAGCTCTATTTATTAAGTATCTCCAATTAGTCAGTGAAGATGGGCAGTATGCGATTGTTCAAACAGTTGGTGAGGATTTCGTCGACCTCTTGCAAGTAATGTATGAGCAAGCCATTAAACATCCCCAAGGCTCTGTAGCGCAACTTTATCAATATTTTGCGGAAGTTGCGACGAGTGGTGATAATCGATGAATGAGTTTAGGGGACTTTCTAGCACGGTTACATCAAAATGATGGAAGCAATAATCATGTGACATCTGCGCAACGGATTAGGGAGGCAATTATTATCATCCTTCAAAAACAGCGCCTTTTCGGAGAAGTGTTATTACAACTTCCACGAGAGAATGATTTACAGTTACCCGCAATGATGGGATTGAGGTGGGAAGACAATCGCCTTGTACTGGTTATTAATCCAGAAAAGTTAGCGAACGTTCGTAATGATGAACTTCAAAGCTTATTAGAACATGAAGCCCTTCATCTTATCTGGATGCATCCATTACGTTATGCTTCTTATCCTCATCAAGATTTAGTCCAGATTGCAACTGATGTAGCGGTAAATCAGTATTTAACTGAGCCACCCCAAGGAACAGTAACCCTTAGCCAATTGGAAAAGGTTCTTCGTCAAAAACTAATGCCAAAATTAGATTCGCAGGATTATCTCAATATATTAGAACAGCTGCCTGCTGAACAACAAGAAAAACTACATCAGACAGGCCTTAAATTGAGTGGCAGCAAACAAAAGGAAAATGCAACGGCAGATGAGGTTAAAACCCCCGATACTCATAACGGCTGGCAGGAATCTAAGACAAGTCAGCAGGTCAGCAATCAGATCGTGCGGTTAGCGAATATTAAGCGTATTTTGAATAATTCTTGGAGGCAAACCCCGCAACGAGATCGCGGTTTGTTACCAGGAAATGTAAGATCACAGCTACAGAAAGTCCAAAAAACTAAAATAGTTGATTGGCGGCAGGTTTTTAGGCATCAGTTTGGGTTGATTGCACGAGGACAAGTTAATTCGCATGCTCGCTTTAACCGCCGGCAACCATTACGAATGGATTTGCCTGGCAAAGTTACGAGATTGGATCCAGCTGTTGACATTTTTGTTGATAATTCCGGATCGGTCACCGATCAAGAAATCGTTCAAACACTAACGATACTTGAAAAGATGCTTAAGAAAACAAAACTGACAGCTAATGTTTATTCGTTTGATGCCCGGGTGACCACCAAACAAAAACTACATGATGGTAAAAAACTTGATTTTAGACGAACAGGTGGCGGGGGTACAAGTTTTCAGTGTATTTTTGACTATCTCCATCAGCACCACCTAACTAAACGAAATCGTATAATTATTATTACTGATGGGTGGGGAGAGGAAAGAATCAATGATTATCATTATCAAAATGTTTATTGGCTAATGATGACAAAGGCTAATCAATTATCAGTAAAAGAGCCACCGGGAAGAGTATTAGAAATGAGGGGATAAATGACAACAATTTTAAATCCGCAGGCCATGCAAAAGGTACTTACCCATAGCAAAGAATATGAGCGGGCAATTGGTCTTCTTAATAAGCGGTGGGATCCATATGAACAGCCGATCTTTCGCAACGTTCTCCAGTCCGCAGATGTTCAATTTGCTCGGCAGCTCCAAATTGCTGGATTAATTAAGGGCAAGGTTGACTTAAGTAATTACCAGGAAGTAAATCAATTACTGATGCAACATGACTCATGGTTTTCAGAAAGTGCTCGGAAAACTTTATTAAGTCCTTTTTTAGATTGAATGGCAGTGAATAACGAATTAATTAAAGACGACTTATACGAAGCAGTAAACGGGGAATGGCTAAAGACGGCGAAGATTCCTGATGATAAGCCAGCTACTGGGGGCTTCAATGACCTCGTTGATGAGATTGACAAGCAGCTAATGGATGACTTTGATGCCTATGCAGCGGGGAAGGAAAAGTCTGATGATTCGCGGTTTAATGAGATGATTAAGCTATATCGCCTCGCTAAAAAGTTTGATTGGCGTAAGAAAGTTGGCCCACAACCGCTTAAACGGATGTTGGCAAGTGTAGAAAATCTTAATTCATATGAAGATTACCAATCTCAATGGAAGAACTGGATTTTAGCAGGGATGCCTTCACCGATTAGTTTTGATATTGACGCTGATATGAAGAATGCGACTGTTTATGCTTTATTTGCCTCATCACCATCGCTTATTTTGCCTGATAAGAGCTACTATGAAGCAGAAAAGAAGGCTCAGCACGATCAATTACTCCAATTATGGTCTTCAATGGTGGAAGCCTTGATGGATAAGTTGGGGTATAGCAAAGAAGAAGCAAAAAAGATTATTGATGATGCAATCAAATTCGATGCCCTTCTTGCGCCAAATGTAAAAAGTGCAGAAGAAGCGGCTGATTATAGTAAGATGTATAATCCACAAACGGTTGCAGAACTAGCTAGTGCCACTGATCAACTTGATATTGCGGCAATAATTAAGCAGTTAGTTGGGGAAGAACCGGAAAAGATAATTGTGACAGAACCGGAATACTTTAAGGCCCTGAACAAGATCTTACAAGATAACTTTGAGCTATTTAAAAACTGGGCATTAATTCGTGTCATTCGCGAAAATGCTAGTTACCTTGATGATGAAATGCGTGAAATCAATGGACGTTATGGTCGAGCACTTTCTGGAAGCAAGAAACCAGTTAGCCAGCGTAAATTTGCGTTCTATCTTGCACGTGACATGTTTAGCCAAGTAGCTGGTGATTATTATGGGAAGAAGTACTTTGGACCGCAAGCTAAAGCAGATGTTCACCACATGGTTGAGCAAATGATTAAAGTCTATAAAGGACGTTTGACCAATAATCAATGGCTTAGTAAGGATACCCGTGATAAGGCTATCCTCAAGCTTGATAAACTGGGCATTCAAGTTGGGTATCCAGATAAGATTCCTGCTCTCTATGATCAATTTAAGGTTGATGAAGAGGAATCATTGATTGCAAACCTAAATCAATTAATAGTGACGGCTAATAAAGAATTATTCAGTCGTTGGAATACACCTGTTGATCGGATGCGATGGGAAATGAGTGCGGCCACAGTTAATGCTTACTATCACCCATTTAAGAATATCATTGTATTCCCAGCTGCAATCCTACAGGCACCGTTCTACTCGTTGAAACAAAGCAGCAGCCAAAATTATGGTGGGATTGGTGCAGTAATCGCTCATGAAATTTCCCACGCCTTTGACAACAACGGGTCATTATTTGATGAGTTTGGAAATCTTAATAACTGGTGGACAGATGAAGATTCTGCACACTTTAAGCAATTAGCTCAAAAGATGATTGATGAATTTGATGGGATCCCATTTGCTGGTCAAAAGGTAAACGGGAAGCTCACGGTTTCTGAAAATATCGCCGATGCAGGAGGTCTCAGTTGTGCACTTGAAGCAGCAAAAACTGAAGCTGACTTCAATGCCCAAGAATTCTTTATTAACTGGGCAACTATTTGGCGAATGAAAGCAACGGAACAATACATGCAATTGCTGCTTTCAATTGATGTCCATGCACCGCAAAAATTACGTGCTAATATTCAAGCAGAAAATCTCGATGACTTCTACACAGCATTTGATATTAAGCCTGGCGATGAAATGTACCGGGCGCCAGAAGATCGGGTTCATATTTGGTAATTGAAATTTGCCGATAAAATGAAATTATATCGTTATCAAAAAGGATGGACTCAGCAGGATGTAGCAGAACGATTGTTGATCTCACGTAAAACAATTTCTAGTTGGGAAAATAGTCGAAGTTATCCTGATATTTTTATGTTGGTTCAAATAAGTGATCTCTACCATGTTAGTTTGGATGATTTATTACGGGAGGATCATGAGATGATAAATAACTATAAAGAAGAGCACACTATGAACAAACGAGTAGATAAAATTTTTGTTCTTTGTTATTTTTTGAATATTATTGGCGCTGTAGTTATAGTACTAAAACCAATTTTACCTTTTTTAAGTAATTACTTACCAAAACCGGTATTTACGATTATTTCTTTTGTTATTGTTTCCAGTTTTATTATATTAGTCAGTTATGCTGACTGGTCTAAAATAAAAAATAAGCCTGGATTTTGGATAACGTGGCTGATTATAACGCTATTAGAAGTAAGATTAACATTTCCGGTCAATGTCCCAATAAATGACAATGGAATTGGATATATCTTCGGCGCGTTAACAGGAAATGTATTGGTAGCGTTATGTTTAACTTGTATTGTCTGAATGCCGCAAATCAACGTGATCAAAGGAGATATTACCAAAATAAAAGTTGATGCAATTGTTAATGCCGCTAATACAACTTTAATGGGTGGCGGTGGTGTCGATGGTGCGATTCATCGAGCAGCTGGCCCAGCGTTATATGGCGCCTGTGAAAAATTTCATGGATGTCCAACGGGAGAAGCGCGGATAACTGGCGGCTTTAACTTGCCAGCCAAGTTTATTATTCACACGCCTGGACCGATTTGGCATGGTGGTGATAATGGTGAAGATCAATTGTTAGCCAATTCTTATCACAATAGTTTACTGTTGGCTGATAAACATTTATGTCGGACGGTTGCCTTTCCTTCCATCAGTACAGGGGTATATGCTTTCCCGCTTGAAAAGGCAGCAAAAATTGCGATTAAGACGATTAAAGATTTTCTCCCTACTGCCAATTATGTTGATCAAGTAACGATAGTTTGCTTTGATGATAAAACCTTTACTGCTTATCACTCACAACCTTATTAAGTGAAGCACGCTAAATTGCGATCGTTCACTTTTATTCTTGTTGCATTTATGCTGGGATGTAATGAGTTTATGGTTGTGGGCGTTTTATCAGATATTGCACGGAGTTATCATGTTCCACTTTCCACAGTTGGTTTTTTGGTGACAGCTTTTGCAGGAGTCTATGCGATTAGTACGCCAATTATTACTACCTTAACTAGCAATTGGAATCGCTATAATCTT
The genomic region above belongs to Limosilactobacillus reuteri and contains:
- a CDS encoding DUF2201 family putative metallopeptidase, with protein sequence MSLGDFLARLHQNDGSNNHVTSAQRIREAIIIILQKQRLFGEVLLQLPRENDLQLPAMMGLRWEDNRLVLVINPEKLANVRNDELQSLLEHEALHLIWMHPLRYASYPHQDLVQIATDVAVNQYLTEPPQGTVTLSQLEKVLRQKLMPKLDSQDYLNILEQLPAEQQEKLHQTGLKLSGSKQKENATADEVKTPDTHNGWQESKTSQQVSNQIVRLANIKRILNNSWRQTPQRDRGLLPGNVRSQLQKVQKTKIVDWRQVFRHQFGLIARGQVNSHARFNRRQPLRMDLPGKVTRLDPAVDIFVDNSGSVTDQEIVQTLTILEKMLKKTKLTANVYSFDARVTTKQKLHDGKKLDFRRTGGGGTSFQCIFDYLHQHHLTKRNRIIIITDGWGEERINDYHYQNVYWLMMTKANQLSVKEPPGRVLEMRG
- a CDS encoding M13 family metallopeptidase, which translates into the protein MAVNNELIKDDLYEAVNGEWLKTAKIPDDKPATGGFNDLVDEIDKQLMDDFDAYAAGKEKSDDSRFNEMIKLYRLAKKFDWRKKVGPQPLKRMLASVENLNSYEDYQSQWKNWILAGMPSPISFDIDADMKNATVYALFASSPSLILPDKSYYEAEKKAQHDQLLQLWSSMVEALMDKLGYSKEEAKKIIDDAIKFDALLAPNVKSAEEAADYSKMYNPQTVAELASATDQLDIAAIIKQLVGEEPEKIIVTEPEYFKALNKILQDNFELFKNWALIRVIRENASYLDDEMREINGRYGRALSGSKKPVSQRKFAFYLARDMFSQVAGDYYGKKYFGPQAKADVHHMVEQMIKVYKGRLTNNQWLSKDTRDKAILKLDKLGIQVGYPDKIPALYDQFKVDEEESLIANLNQLIVTANKELFSRWNTPVDRMRWEMSAATVNAYYHPFKNIIVFPAAILQAPFYSLKQSSSQNYGGIGAVIAHEISHAFDNNGSLFDEFGNLNNWWTDEDSAHFKQLAQKMIDEFDGIPFAGQKVNGKLTVSENIADAGGLSCALEAAKTEADFNAQEFFINWATIWRMKATEQYMQLLLSIDVHAPQKLRANIQAENLDDFYTAFDIKPGDEMYRAPEDRVHIW
- a CDS encoding helix-turn-helix transcriptional regulator — translated: MKFADKMKLYRYQKGWTQQDVAERLLISRKTISSWENSRSYPDIFMLVQISDLYHVSLDDLLREDHEMINNYKEEHTMNKRVDKIFVLCYFLNIIGAVVIVLKPILPFLSNYLPKPVFTIISFVIVSSFIILVSYADWSKIKNKPGFWITWLIITLLEVRLTFPVNVPINDNGIGYIFGALTGNVLVALCLTCIV
- a CDS encoding O-acetyl-ADP-ribose deacetylase, whose protein sequence is MPQINVIKGDITKIKVDAIVNAANTTLMGGGGVDGAIHRAAGPALYGACEKFHGCPTGEARITGGFNLPAKFIIHTPGPIWHGGDNGEDQLLANSYHNSLLLADKHLCRTVAFPSISTGVYAFPLEKAAKIAIKTIKDFLPTANYVDQVTIVCFDDKTFTAYHSQPY